In Nicotiana tabacum cultivar K326 chromosome 11, ASM71507v2, whole genome shotgun sequence, a single window of DNA contains:
- the LOC142165850 gene encoding uncharacterized protein LOC142165850, which produces METTQNCSTIISCEIQIIRARNIEQSSLGKNSLFVRCYLPAGNNQRVQLNSQEIISSSKCDSNLFWDESFSLDCMGTQESINMLKQGTVIFELRSRKYLPVFGKNIGGSQVLGRAEIPWKRVFESTEMEIEEWAIFIATNSKNNNKGVHNEDVKPPAVKIAMKVNIKETTKVKKNNRSWDESCACKGYCGCNGCNIFSAEDYEIFALGAALD; this is translated from the coding sequence ATGGAGACTACTCAAAATTGTTCAACTATAATTAGTTGTGAAATACAAATCATAAGGGCAAGAAACATAGAACAAAGTTCTTTAGGAAAAAACAGCTTGTTTGTTAGATGCTATCTTCCAGCAGGAAACAACCAAAGAGTTCAACTAAACAGCCAAGAAATAATCTCATCATCAAAATGTGATAGTAACTTGTTTTGGGATGAATCTTTCTCATTGGATTGCATGGGAACTCAAGAATCCATTAACATGCTCAAGCAAGGAACAGTCATTTTCGAGCTCCGGTCAAGAAAATATCTCccagtttttgggaaaaatattggcGGATCGCAAGTGTTGGGGAGAGCTGAAATTCCATGGAAAAGAGTATTTGAGTCAACAGAAATGGAGATTGAGGAATGGGCAATATTCATTGCTACTAATTCTAAGAATAATAATAAGGGTGTGCATAATGAAGATGTGAAACCTCCAGCAGTAAAAATAGCAATGAAGGTTAATATAAAAGAGACAACAAAAGTCAAGAAAAATAATAGATCATGGGATGAGTCATGTGCTTGTAAAGGTTACTGTGGGTGCAATGGTTGTAATATTTTCAGTGCTGAAGATTATGAAATATTTGCACTTGGAGCTGCTTTAGATTAA